A region of Pseudomonas marginalis DNA encodes the following proteins:
- a CDS encoding flavin monoamine oxidase family protein, producing the protein MSKTHRHPADGKKPITIFGPDFPFAFDDWIEHPAGLGSIPAANHGAEVAIVGAGIAGLVAAYELMKLGLKPVVYEASKMGGRLRSQAFEGAEGIIAELGGMRFPVSSTAFYHYVDKLGLETKPFPNPLTPASGSTVIDLEGQTHYAQKLSDLPALFQEVADAWADALEAGSQFGDIQQAIRDRDVPRLKALWNKLVPLWDDRTFYDFVATSKAFAKLSFHHREVFGQVGFGTGGWDSDFPNSMLEIFRVVMTNCDDHQHLVVGGVAQVPMGIWRHVPERCAHWPAGTSLSSLHRGAPRAGVKRIAHAADGRFAVTDNYGDTREYAAVLTTCQSWLLTTQIECDETLFSQKMWMALDRTRYMQSSKTFVMVDRPFWKDKDPETGRDLMSMTLTDRLTRGTYLFDNGDDKPGVICLSYSWMSDALKMLPQPIDKRVKLALDALNKIYPKVDIKARIIGDPITVSWEADPHFLGAFKGALPGHYRYNQRMYAHFMQKDMPAEQRGIFIAGDDVSWTPAWVEGAVQTSLNAVWGIMTHFGGSTHPENPGPGDVFDEIGPIALAD; encoded by the coding sequence ATCAGCAAGACCCATCGCCACCCTGCCGACGGTAAAAAACCCATCACCATCTTTGGCCCGGATTTCCCGTTCGCCTTCGATGACTGGATCGAACACCCCGCCGGACTCGGCAGTATCCCCGCCGCCAATCATGGCGCCGAAGTGGCCATCGTCGGCGCCGGTATCGCCGGGCTGGTCGCCGCCTACGAGCTGATGAAGCTGGGCCTCAAGCCCGTGGTGTATGAGGCCTCGAAGATGGGCGGCCGTTTGCGTTCCCAGGCCTTCGAAGGCGCCGAAGGTATCATCGCCGAGTTGGGCGGCATGCGTTTTCCGGTGTCCTCTACCGCGTTCTATCACTACGTCGACAAGCTGGGTCTGGAAACCAAACCCTTCCCCAACCCGCTGACGCCGGCTTCCGGCAGTACGGTGATCGATCTCGAAGGCCAGACCCACTACGCACAAAAGCTGTCCGATCTGCCTGCGCTGTTCCAGGAAGTGGCTGACGCCTGGGCCGACGCCCTGGAAGCCGGCTCGCAGTTCGGCGATATCCAGCAAGCCATCCGCGACCGTGATGTGCCGCGCCTCAAAGCGCTGTGGAACAAGTTGGTGCCCTTGTGGGACGACCGCACCTTCTACGACTTCGTAGCCACCTCCAAGGCCTTCGCCAAGTTGTCGTTCCACCACCGCGAAGTGTTTGGCCAGGTAGGTTTCGGCACCGGTGGCTGGGACTCGGATTTCCCCAACTCCATGCTGGAAATATTCCGCGTGGTCATGACCAACTGTGACGATCACCAGCACCTGGTGGTCGGCGGCGTAGCCCAGGTGCCGATGGGCATCTGGCGCCATGTGCCGGAGCGTTGCGCCCATTGGCCCGCCGGTACCAGCCTGAGCTCGCTGCACCGCGGTGCACCACGGGCCGGGGTAAAACGCATCGCCCATGCTGCCGATGGCCGTTTCGCGGTGACCGACAACTACGGCGATACCCGCGAATACGCGGCCGTGCTCACCACCTGCCAAAGCTGGCTGCTGACCACCCAGATCGAGTGCGATGAAACACTGTTCTCGCAAAAGATGTGGATGGCCCTCGACCGCACGCGCTACATGCAATCGTCAAAGACCTTCGTGATGGTCGACCGCCCGTTCTGGAAAGACAAAGACCCGGAGACCGGCCGCGACCTGATGAGCATGACCCTCACCGATCGCCTCACGCGCGGCACTTACCTTTTCGACAACGGCGACGACAAGCCAGGGGTGATCTGCCTGTCGTACTCGTGGATGAGCGACGCGCTGAAAATGCTCCCGCAGCCCATCGACAAACGGGTGAAACTGGCGCTGGACGCCTTGAACAAGATCTACCCGAAAGTCGACATCAAGGCGCGCATCATCGGCGACCCGATCACCGTGTCCTGGGAAGCCGACCCGCATTTCCTCGGGGCCTTCAAAGGCGCGCTGCCGGGTCACTACCGCTACAACCAACGTATGTATGCGCACTTCATGCAGAAGGACATGCCCGCTGAACAGCGTGGGATTTTTATCGCCGGTGACGACGTGTCCTGGACTCCAGCATGGGTGGAGGGCGCGGTACAAACCTCATTGAACGCGGTGTGGGGCATCATGACCCACTTTGGTGGCAGCACTCACCCCGAGAACCCGGGGCCGGGTGATGTGTTCGATGAGATCGGGCCGATTGCCCTGGCTGACTAA
- a CDS encoding carbon-nitrogen hydrolase family protein, with the protein MRVALYQCPPLPLDVAGNLKRLHQLAHEASGADVLVLPEMFLTGYNIGAEAVGALAEAQDGESAQAVAEIAQSAGLAILYGYPERAEDGQIYNAVQLIDAHGQRLCNYRKTHLFGDLDHSMFSAGDDDFPLVELNGWKLGFLICYDLEFPENTRRLALAGAELILVPTANMVPFDFVADVTVRARAFENQCYVAYANYCGHEGDIQYCGQSSIAAPDGQRIAQAGLDEALIVGTVDRQSILDARAANHYLQDRRPELYGPLYKP; encoded by the coding sequence ATGCGCGTCGCCCTGTACCAATGCCCACCGCTGCCGCTGGATGTCGCAGGCAACCTCAAGCGTCTGCACCAACTGGCGCATGAAGCGTCCGGTGCCGATGTGCTGGTGCTGCCGGAGATGTTCCTCACCGGTTACAACATCGGTGCCGAAGCCGTGGGTGCCTTGGCCGAAGCCCAGGACGGGGAGTCTGCCCAAGCCGTTGCCGAAATCGCGCAGAGCGCCGGGCTGGCGATTCTGTACGGCTATCCGGAGCGGGCCGAAGACGGGCAGATCTACAACGCCGTGCAGTTGATCGACGCCCACGGCCAGCGCCTGTGCAACTACCGCAAGACCCATCTGTTCGGCGATCTGGATCACTCGATGTTCAGTGCCGGCGACGATGATTTCCCGCTGGTGGAACTCAACGGATGGAAGTTGGGGTTCCTGATCTGCTATGACCTGGAGTTCCCGGAAAACACCCGACGCCTGGCCCTGGCCGGTGCCGAGCTGATCCTGGTGCCCACCGCCAATATGGTGCCGTTCGACTTCGTCGCCGATGTCACCGTGCGGGCGCGGGCCTTCGAGAACCAGTGCTACGTGGCCTACGCCAATTACTGCGGGCACGAAGGCGATATCCAGTACTGCGGGCAAAGCAGCATTGCCGCACCAGATGGCCAGCGAATCGCCCAGGCCGGCCTGGATGAAGCCTTGATTGTCGGGACAGTGGACCGGCAATCGATCCTCGACGCCCGCGCCGCCAACCATTACCTGCAAGACCGGCGTCCCGAGCTTTACGGCCCGCTGTACAAGCCCTGA
- the pqqF gene encoding pyrroloquinoline quinone biosynthesis protein PqqF, producing the protein MPAPAHLYPVHLTLANGLRVSLRHAPRLKRCAAALRVAAGSHDVPLAWPGLAHFLEHLLFLGTERFPAGEGLMAYVQRHGGQVNASTRERTTDFFFELPVSVYAHGLERLADMLTHPRLTLEDQRREREVLHAEYVAWSQDAKAQQQVALLEGLAADHPLRGFHAGNRDSLPVEREAFQQALREFHTHFYQSGQMTLSLAGPEPLQELEALAQRFSAQLIAGPLHPQASPPALMQGQARRYQHIDNNHLHHVITCDAPREALDFLCTWLNASAPGGLLAELKTRHLASVLQASVLYHFAGQAVLDIDFTLDSKDEPPTHIETLLHDWLSFFAHSDWTPLREEFALLNARQQQVQGALALARNDSEDLSEQGVAALKALLDSLHLPPAEHRWQLPPNNPFLRPPAKEERAGLIRGQTSAHRGLRTFAQDRSRGRRDVSPLTFSQALADDGDEGALYVQWRFDAPAPAGLENTLQPLREHARQAGVELSLEATGHDWLVKMTGLHEPMPAVLEALAQHLNLPQETAPAPAPMIAIRELLQALPTCCATGHADASEQPGSWATARWHGLGLSLPAACETLIKAAAARLPGQPAHFEPSLQHLGGQRVWHTVKTHSTEAAVLLFCPAPSQSLADEASWRLLGHLLQGPFYQRLRVELQLGYAVFSGVRQVNGQTGLLLGVQSPSVSLAGIVDHLQTFLKHLPVLIDGSVDVGNHALAQQFCAATLPITQSAELLWHARLAGHPSDYLYRLQQLIQARTREDLQHAAQQLQDATGGWRCIANGPPVDESWQPAS; encoded by the coding sequence ATGCCCGCCCCGGCCCACCTTTATCCCGTTCACCTGACCCTGGCCAATGGCCTGCGGGTTTCCCTGCGCCATGCACCGCGCTTAAAACGTTGCGCGGCGGCGCTGCGGGTGGCTGCCGGTAGCCACGACGTGCCGTTGGCCTGGCCGGGGCTGGCGCATTTTCTTGAGCATTTGTTGTTTCTGGGAACCGAGCGATTTCCTGCAGGCGAAGGGCTGATGGCCTACGTACAGCGCCACGGCGGCCAAGTGAATGCAAGCACCCGCGAACGCACCACGGACTTCTTCTTTGAACTACCGGTTTCAGTCTATGCGCACGGGCTGGAGCGACTGGCGGACATGCTGACCCATCCGCGCCTGACCCTGGAAGATCAACGGCGCGAGCGCGAAGTGCTGCACGCCGAGTACGTCGCCTGGTCCCAGGATGCCAAGGCACAGCAGCAGGTGGCGCTGCTAGAAGGCTTGGCAGCGGATCATCCACTGCGCGGCTTTCACGCGGGCAACCGCGACAGCCTGCCGGTGGAGCGCGAGGCGTTTCAGCAAGCACTGCGGGAATTCCACACGCATTTCTATCAAAGCGGACAGATGACGCTGAGCCTCGCCGGCCCGGAGCCGCTGCAAGAACTGGAAGCCCTGGCGCAGCGTTTCAGCGCGCAACTGATCGCTGGCCCCTTGCATCCGCAGGCCTCACCACCGGCCTTGATGCAAGGCCAGGCTCGGCGCTATCAACACATCGACAACAACCACTTGCACCACGTCATCACCTGTGACGCGCCCCGTGAAGCCCTGGATTTCCTCTGCACCTGGCTCAATGCCTCTGCGCCGGGCGGGCTGCTCGCCGAGTTGAAAACCCGACACTTGGCCAGCGTCCTGCAGGCATCGGTGCTGTACCACTTCGCCGGTCAAGCCGTGCTGGACATCGACTTTACACTCGACAGCAAGGACGAACCGCCCACACACATTGAGACGCTGCTGCACGACTGGCTGAGTTTTTTCGCCCACAGCGATTGGACGCCACTGCGCGAAGAGTTCGCCCTGCTGAACGCTCGCCAACAACAGGTCCAGGGCGCCCTGGCATTGGCTCGAAACGACAGCGAAGACCTCAGTGAACAGGGCGTCGCCGCGCTCAAGGCCCTGCTTGATTCACTGCACTTGCCGCCCGCCGAACACCGTTGGCAACTGCCGCCGAACAACCCGTTCCTGCGCCCACCGGCCAAAGAAGAACGCGCCGGCCTGATCCGTGGCCAAACCAGCGCTCACCGAGGCTTGCGCACGTTTGCCCAGGATCGTTCACGGGGGCGAAGGGACGTATCGCCGCTGACCTTCAGCCAGGCCTTGGCGGATGACGGCGATGAAGGCGCGCTGTACGTGCAGTGGCGCTTCGACGCGCCAGCGCCTGCCGGGCTGGAAAACACCTTGCAGCCGTTGCGTGAACATGCGCGCCAAGCGGGCGTCGAATTATCTCTCGAAGCCACCGGCCATGATTGGCTGGTGAAGATGACCGGGCTGCACGAGCCGATGCCGGCCGTGCTGGAGGCGTTGGCGCAACACCTCAACCTGCCGCAGGAAACTGCCCCGGCACCTGCGCCCATGATCGCTATCCGGGAACTGCTCCAGGCCCTGCCCACGTGCTGCGCCACCGGCCATGCCGACGCCAGCGAACAGCCTGGATCCTGGGCCACTGCCCGCTGGCACGGCCTGGGGCTGAGCCTGCCCGCCGCATGTGAAACGTTGATAAAGGCCGCCGCCGCCCGTCTGCCTGGGCAACCTGCACACTTCGAACCGTCTCTTCAACACCTCGGTGGTCAACGTGTGTGGCATACGGTTAAAACCCACTCAACCGAAGCCGCCGTGCTGCTGTTTTGCCCGGCACCCAGCCAATCCCTGGCCGATGAAGCCTCATGGCGGCTGCTTGGGCACCTGCTCCAAGGGCCGTTCTACCAACGCCTGAGGGTCGAGTTGCAATTGGGCTACGCCGTATTCAGCGGTGTCCGACAGGTCAACGGGCAAACCGGCCTACTGTTGGGTGTGCAATCACCCAGCGTTTCACTGGCAGGTATCGTCGATCACCTGCAAACCTTCCTGAAACACCTACCGGTGTTGATCGACGGCAGCGTTGACGTGGGCAATCACGCCTTGGCACAGCAGTTCTGCGCCGCGACGTTACCGATCACCCAAAGCGCCGAACTGCTTTGGCACGCGCGCCTGGCGGGCCATCCGTCGGATTATCTGTACCGGCTTCAACAGCTGATCCAGGCCCGCACACGGGAGGACCTGCAACACGCGGCCCAACAGCTGCAGGACGCGACCGGCGGCTGGCGCTGCATCGCCAACGGCCCACCTGTCGACGAGAGCTGGCAACCGGCGAGCTGA
- the pqqA gene encoding pyrroloquinoline quinone precursor peptide PqqA — MTWSKPAYTDLRIGFEVTMYFASR; from the coding sequence ATGACCTGGTCCAAACCTGCTTACACTGATCTGCGTATCGGCTTCGAAGTCACCATGTACTTCGCCAGCCGCTAA
- the pqqB gene encoding pyrroloquinoline quinone biosynthesis protein PqqB: protein MFVQILGSAAGGGFPQWNCNCVNCAGFRDGSLRTQARTQSSIAISDDGVNWVLCNASPDIRAQLQGFAPMQPGRALRDTGISAIILMDSQIDHTTGLLSLREGCPHQVWCTDMVHEDLSTGFPLFTMLTHWNGGLAWNRIELDASFTIPACPNLRFTPLPLRSAAPPYSPHRFDPHPGDNIGLIVEDLRTGGKLFYAPGLGKVDAPLLEIMAGSDCLLVDGTMWDDDEMQRRGVGTRTGREMGHLAQNGPGGMLEVLEQLPKQRKVLIHINNTNPILDEDSPERAELVRRNVEVAYDGMSIEL from the coding sequence ATGTTTGTCCAGATTCTAGGTTCCGCCGCTGGCGGCGGCTTCCCGCAGTGGAACTGCAACTGCGTGAACTGCGCAGGTTTTCGTGACGGCAGCCTGCGGACGCAGGCGCGGACCCAGTCGTCCATCGCCATTTCCGACGATGGCGTGAACTGGGTACTGTGCAATGCCTCACCGGATATCCGCGCGCAACTCCAGGGTTTTGCGCCGATGCAGCCCGGCCGCGCACTGCGCGACACCGGCATCAGTGCCATCATCCTGATGGACAGCCAGATCGACCACACCACCGGCCTGTTGAGCCTGCGCGAAGGTTGCCCGCACCAGGTGTGGTGCACCGACATGGTCCATGAAGACCTGAGCACCGGCTTCCCGCTGTTCACCATGCTCACCCACTGGAACGGCGGCCTGGCCTGGAACCGCATCGAGCTGGATGCCAGCTTCACCATCCCGGCCTGCCCCAACCTGCGCTTCACCCCGTTGCCCCTGCGTAGCGCCGCCCCACCGTACTCGCCGCACCGCTTCGACCCGCACCCAGGCGATAACATCGGCCTGATCGTCGAAGACCTGCGCACCGGCGGCAAACTGTTCTACGCCCCGGGCCTGGGCAAGGTCGACGCGCCGTTGCTGGAGATCATGGCCGGCAGCGATTGCCTGCTGGTGGACGGTACGATGTGGGACGACGATGAAATGCAGCGCCGTGGCGTCGGCACCCGCACCGGCCGCGAGATGGGCCACCTGGCGCAAAATGGCCCCGGCGGCATGCTCGAAGTGCTGGAGCAGTTGCCCAAGCAGCGCAAGGTGCTTATCCACATCAACAACACCAACCCGATCCTCGATGAAGATTCTCCAGAGCGCGCGGAACTGGTGCGGCGCAATGTCGAAGTCGCTTACGACGGCATGAGCATCGAACTGTAG